The Vibrio echinoideorum genome includes a region encoding these proteins:
- a CDS encoding PstS family phosphate ABC transporter substrate-binding protein, which yields MRLPVSSLLSFALVYPSHAEQSIESLPNYSKVPGISGSLLSVGSDTLAGMTTLWVEEFKSYYPNVNAQVQASGSATAPPALTEGTAHLGPMSRPMRLREVEAFEREHGYKPTALRVAIDAIGLFVHRDNPIEGLNFRQIDGVFSETLRCGATKPLNNWQALGVDQPWAKHRFQLFGRNSVSGTYGYFKQNALCGGDFKNRVNEQPGSASVVQSVASSISGIGYSGIGYRVAGVKLIPIAERGLQYVEPTRANILSGDYPLSRFLYVYVNKHPDKPLSPVEREFLTFVFSKQGQELVEKDGYLAIPSEFAEQELAKIGL from the coding sequence ATGCGTTTACCCGTTAGTTCATTATTATCGTTTGCTTTGGTTTATCCTAGTCATGCTGAACAGAGCATCGAATCGCTTCCTAATTATTCTAAGGTACCAGGTATTTCTGGGAGCTTATTGTCGGTAGGCTCGGATACTTTGGCGGGTATGACAACGTTATGGGTCGAAGAGTTTAAATCTTACTATCCGAATGTTAACGCTCAGGTTCAAGCTTCTGGTTCTGCAACGGCACCTCCAGCTTTAACTGAAGGTACAGCTCATCTTGGTCCTATGAGCCGACCAATGCGCCTAAGAGAAGTAGAAGCGTTCGAAAGAGAGCATGGCTATAAGCCAACAGCGCTCCGAGTTGCTATCGATGCTATCGGTCTGTTTGTGCACCGTGATAATCCAATTGAAGGGCTGAACTTTCGTCAGATTGACGGTGTTTTTTCTGAGACATTACGCTGTGGTGCGACTAAGCCACTAAATAACTGGCAAGCTCTAGGCGTTGATCAACCGTGGGCAAAACATCGCTTCCAACTATTCGGCCGTAATTCAGTTTCGGGAACCTATGGTTACTTCAAGCAAAATGCGTTGTGCGGAGGTGATTTCAAGAATCGAGTCAATGAGCAGCCTGGTTCTGCTTCAGTTGTTCAATCTGTCGCATCGTCCATCAGTGGGATAGGCTACTCGGGCATTGGTTATCGAGTAGCTGGCGTTAAATTAATTCCGATTGCAGAGAGAGGTTTGCAATATGTTGAGCCTACTCGAGCGAATATTTTGAGCGGTGACTATCCGTTATCTCGCTTTTTGTATGTCTATGTGAACAAGCATCCTGATAAACCACTTTCTCCTGTTGAGAGAGAGTTTCTTACTTTTGTGTTTTCAAAGCAGGGGCAAGAGCTTGTAGAAAAAGATGGTTACTTAGCGATACCGTCTGAGTTCGCAGAGCAAGAGTTAGCCAAGATCGGGCTCTAG
- the phoR gene encoding phosphate regulon sensor histidine kinase PhoR has protein sequence MVEKLTWKKLAWELAFFYAPWVLVGWIFGYLPWLLLAATILQLGWHLHNQMRLSAWLWDEKRLTPPSGSGNWESLFNGIYRMQQRQRRKRKELTNLIRRFRNGAESLPDAVVVFRGEGNIVWCNKLAQYLLGFRWPDDSGQPISNLIRTPDFIKYLNKQDFSEPLEMPSPLNVERMLELRIVPYTEGEHLMVVRDVTQLKQLEGMRRNFFANVSHELRTPMTVLQGYLEMTEDPDMIVGPMWPKAHGVMTEQLNRMNSLVNQLLTLSKIEAAPMHELDEVVNVPAMLEVLEKEAASLSGDREHKLEFDIDKSLRVLADEDQLRSAISNLVYNAVKYTPPGATVKVRWYQTSQGACLDVSDTGDGIEPQHLHRLTERFYRVDKARSRDTGGSGLGLAIVKHALSHHDSHLEIQSEVGVGSRFHFTLPNRLTVS, from the coding sequence ATGGTTGAAAAGTTAACCTGGAAAAAGCTAGCTTGGGAGCTGGCTTTTTTTTACGCACCTTGGGTTTTAGTCGGTTGGATATTCGGCTATTTACCATGGTTACTGCTCGCTGCTACGATTTTGCAGTTGGGATGGCATTTACACAATCAGATGCGGTTGTCCGCTTGGTTGTGGGATGAAAAGCGTTTAACACCACCTTCAGGCTCAGGAAATTGGGAATCTCTGTTTAACGGTATTTATCGTATGCAGCAGAGGCAGCGTCGCAAACGCAAAGAACTGACTAACCTAATCCGCCGTTTCAGAAATGGTGCTGAATCTCTACCCGATGCCGTTGTGGTATTTCGCGGTGAAGGCAATATCGTTTGGTGTAACAAGCTTGCTCAGTATTTGCTGGGGTTTCGCTGGCCAGACGACTCTGGGCAACCTATCTCCAACTTGATCCGCACGCCGGACTTCATCAAGTACCTAAATAAACAAGATTTCTCAGAGCCGTTAGAGATGCCATCGCCACTCAATGTGGAACGTATGCTTGAACTGCGTATCGTGCCGTACACTGAGGGCGAACACCTGATGGTCGTGCGTGACGTTACTCAACTTAAACAGTTGGAAGGTATGCGTCGTAACTTCTTTGCTAACGTTTCTCACGAGTTGCGTACTCCAATGACCGTACTTCAGGGCTACCTTGAAATGACGGAAGACCCAGACATGATCGTTGGGCCTATGTGGCCTAAAGCCCATGGCGTGATGACTGAGCAATTGAACCGAATGAACAGTCTGGTGAATCAGCTTTTAACACTGTCAAAAATTGAAGCTGCACCGATGCATGAGTTGGATGAAGTCGTCAATGTACCGGCTATGTTAGAAGTATTGGAGAAAGAGGCTGCAAGCTTAAGTGGCGATCGTGAACATAAGCTAGAGTTTGATATTGATAAGAGCTTACGAGTCTTAGCGGATGAAGATCAGCTAAGAAGCGCAATATCGAATCTAGTTTACAACGCAGTCAAATATACGCCACCGGGCGCTACGGTTAAGGTTCGTTGGTATCAAACTAGCCAAGGTGCATGTTTGGACGTATCAGACACCGGAGACGGAATAGAGCCACAACACCTGCATCGACTCACTGAGCGTTTTTATCGTGTTGATAAAGCTCGCTCACGCGATACGGGTGGTAGTGGTCTTGGGTTAGCGATTGTGAAGCATGCGCTTAGCCATCATGACTCACATTTAGAAATTCAAAGTGAAGTTGGCGTTGGTAGCCGATTCCATTTCACGCTTCCAAATAGACTAACCGTGTCATGA
- the phoB gene encoding phosphate regulon transcriptional regulator PhoB, with amino-acid sequence MSRRILVVEDEAPIREMLCFVLEQKGYQAVEAEDYDTAVNKLCEPFPDLVLLDWMLPGGSGINFIKHMKREELTRNIPVVMLTARGEEEDKVRGLEVGADDYITKPFSPKELVARLKAVIRRVTPTALEDVIDVQGLKLDPVSHRVTASEGPVDMGPTEFKMLHFFMTHQERVYSREQLLNNVWGTNVYVEDRTVDVHIRRLRKALESAGHDKLIQTVRGAGYRFSTKA; translated from the coding sequence ATGTCGAGAAGGATTCTGGTCGTTGAGGATGAAGCACCTATTCGTGAGATGCTGTGTTTTGTTCTTGAACAAAAAGGCTACCAAGCAGTAGAGGCTGAAGATTACGATACAGCGGTAAACAAGCTATGTGAACCTTTCCCAGATCTAGTATTACTAGATTGGATGCTACCTGGTGGTAGCGGGATAAACTTTATCAAGCACATGAAGCGTGAAGAGTTAACTCGTAACATTCCTGTAGTGATGCTGACGGCTCGTGGCGAAGAAGAAGATAAGGTCCGTGGATTAGAAGTCGGCGCTGACGACTACATCACTAAACCATTTTCACCAAAAGAACTAGTAGCACGCCTCAAGGCGGTTATTCGTCGTGTCACGCCTACCGCATTGGAAGATGTTATTGATGTTCAAGGTCTTAAATTAGACCCTGTATCTCACCGCGTTACTGCAAGTGAAGGCCCTGTTGATATGGGACCGACCGAGTTTAAAATGCTGCACTTTTTTATGACTCACCAAGAGCGCGTATACAGCCGAGAACAGCTGCTGAACAATGTATGGGGTACTAACGTTTACGTTGAAGATCGTACTGTTGACGTACATATTCGACGCCTACGTAAGGCGCTTGAATCTGCAGGTCATGATAAGCTAATCCAAACGGTTCGCGGCGCGGGCTACCGTTTTTCTACAAAAGCTTAG